The following are encoded together in the Vibrio splendidus genome:
- the ribBA gene encoding bifunctional 3,4-dihydroxy-2-butanone-4-phosphate synthase/GTP cyclohydrolase II translates to MPISTPQEIIEDIRLGKMVILMDDEDRENEGDLIMAAEHVTPEAINFMAMYGRGLICLTLTKERSNRMGLAPMVQDNNAQYTTNFTVSIEAAEGVTTGISASDRAVTVQAAVAKDAKAADLVQPGHIFPLTAQEGGVLTRAGHTEAGCDLARLAGCEPASVIVEILNDDGTMARRPDLEVFAEKHDIKLGTIADLIEYRNNTETTIERVAQCHLPTEFGDFELVTYRDTIDNQIHYAMQKGDLSVGAPLVRVHLHDTFTDLLHSDRGTERSWSLDKAMKRIGDEGGVLVILGNEESSDSLIHKVKTFEAQDKNEQPTMAKKQGTSRRVGVGSQILQDLGVHDMRLLSSSTKRYHALGGFGLNVVEYVCE, encoded by the coding sequence ATGCCAATTAGTACTCCTCAAGAAATTATTGAAGACATTCGCCTAGGAAAAATGGTTATCCTGATGGATGATGAAGATCGCGAGAATGAAGGCGATCTGATCATGGCAGCAGAACATGTGACGCCAGAAGCGATTAACTTCATGGCGATGTATGGCCGTGGCTTAATCTGCCTAACGTTGACCAAAGAGCGTTCAAATCGCATGGGTCTAGCGCCTATGGTTCAAGACAACAACGCTCAGTACACGACAAACTTTACGGTTTCAATTGAAGCTGCTGAGGGCGTAACAACGGGTATTTCTGCGTCAGACCGCGCTGTTACCGTTCAAGCGGCTGTGGCAAAAGATGCGAAAGCGGCTGACTTAGTTCAACCTGGTCATATCTTCCCACTGACAGCTCAAGAAGGTGGTGTTCTAACACGCGCAGGCCACACTGAAGCAGGTTGTGATTTAGCTCGTCTAGCAGGTTGTGAGCCAGCATCTGTTATCGTTGAGATCCTAAATGACGACGGCACCATGGCACGTCGCCCTGATCTTGAAGTCTTCGCTGAAAAACACGATATCAAATTAGGCACCATTGCTGACTTGATTGAATACCGCAACAACACAGAAACGACGATTGAACGCGTAGCACAATGTCATTTGCCAACAGAGTTTGGTGACTTTGAGCTTGTGACTTACCGTGACACGATTGATAACCAGATCCACTACGCGATGCAAAAAGGCGACTTGTCTGTAGGCGCTCCTCTAGTGCGTGTTCACCTGCATGACACGTTTACCGATTTACTTCACTCAGACCGTGGTACAGAGCGTAGCTGGTCACTAGATAAAGCGATGAAGCGCATTGGCGATGAAGGCGGTGTGTTGGTTATTCTTGGCAACGAAGAGTCGTCTGATTCTTTGATTCACAAAGTGAAGACATTCGAAGCGCAAGACAAGAACGAGCAGCCAACCATGGCGAAGAAGCAAGGTACCTCGCGTCGTGTCGGTGTCGGTTCTCAGATTCTTCAAGACCTAGGCGTACACGATATGCGTCTGCTTTCTTCAAGCACTAAGCGTTACCACGCATTGGGTGGTTTTGGTCTTAACGTTGTTGAGTATGTTTGCGAGTAA
- the nusB gene encoding transcription antitermination factor NusB, producing MGASVKPAARRNARQFALQAIYSWQITKENIATVEEQFLSGGKYDEEEHHAAEPALAMPETDVAYFRDLLTGVALSHMELDSKLRPFVSRPMQDLDLMELALLRLAMYEMTRREDVPYKVVINEAIELAKVFAAEDSHKFVNGVLDKAAPHVRKK from the coding sequence ATGGGGGCCAGTGTGAAACCAGCCGCACGTCGTAACGCACGTCAATTTGCTCTACAAGCAATTTATTCTTGGCAAATTACTAAAGAAAATATTGCTACCGTTGAAGAACAGTTCTTATCTGGTGGTAAGTATGATGAAGAAGAGCATCATGCCGCAGAACCTGCTCTAGCTATGCCAGAAACAGACGTTGCATACTTCCGCGACTTACTAACTGGTGTTGCTCTTAGCCACATGGAACTTGATAGCAAGCTTCGTCCATTCGTATCTCGCCCTATGCAAGATCTGGATTTGATGGAACTAGCGCTTCTACGTTTAGCTATGTACGAGATGACTCGTCGCGAAGATGTACCATACAAAGTGGTTATCAACGAAGCTATCGAGCTTGCAAAAGTATTTGCAGCAGAAGACAGCCATAAGTTTGTTAACGGTGTGCTTGATAAAGCTGCACCACACGTTCGTAAGAAATAA
- the ribD gene encoding bifunctional diaminohydroxyphosphoribosylaminopyrimidine deaminase/5-amino-6-(5-phosphoribosylamino)uracil reductase RibD, with translation MMSRAIQLAKRGIYTTAPNPNVGCVIVQTDGQIVGEGFHAKAGEPHAEVHAMRMAGDKAKGATAYVTLEPCSHYGRTPPCAEGLIQAQVAKVICAMQDPNPKVAGRGIKMLRDAGIEVEIGLLEQDALDLNPAFIKRMQTGMPFVQLKMAASLDGQTALENGQSQWITSPEARRDVQNYRAKSGAVLSTSQTVIEDNASLNVRWAELPSSIKGHYAEDELRQPIRVILDRQNQLRPELKLFQTPTSVLRVAEASADIEVGTTEVGQLDLHDLMRQLPANHIDHIWVEAGATLAKSLIEARLVDELILYLAPKLMGSDGRGLMGALGLTSMSDVIDLEIKDVRQVGVDIRIVAKPIIAKSIAANQ, from the coding sequence ATGATGTCGCGTGCTATTCAGTTAGCAAAACGCGGCATTTACACCACTGCGCCAAACCCGAATGTGGGTTGTGTCATCGTGCAAACCGACGGTCAGATCGTTGGTGAAGGTTTTCACGCCAAAGCCGGTGAACCTCATGCTGAAGTACATGCCATGCGAATGGCTGGCGATAAGGCAAAAGGTGCGACTGCTTATGTCACGCTAGAGCCTTGCTCGCACTATGGTCGAACGCCACCTTGTGCTGAAGGTTTGATTCAGGCTCAAGTAGCCAAAGTGATTTGTGCCATGCAGGACCCAAACCCAAAAGTTGCAGGTCGTGGTATCAAAATGCTACGCGATGCGGGTATTGAGGTTGAAATCGGTTTATTAGAGCAAGATGCTCTCGACTTGAACCCTGCATTTATCAAGCGTATGCAAACGGGCATGCCATTCGTTCAGTTAAAGATGGCCGCTAGCCTTGATGGGCAAACGGCATTGGAAAATGGTCAAAGCCAGTGGATCACATCGCCAGAAGCGCGTCGTGATGTTCAGAACTACCGAGCAAAATCAGGCGCTGTGCTATCAACTAGCCAGACGGTGATTGAAGACAACGCGTCGTTGAATGTTCGTTGGGCAGAGTTGCCAAGCAGTATCAAAGGTCATTACGCTGAAGACGAGCTGCGTCAGCCGATTCGCGTGATTCTTGATCGTCAAAATCAACTGCGTCCTGAGCTCAAGTTATTCCAAACTCCAACATCGGTATTGAGAGTCGCTGAAGCGTCTGCTGATATTGAAGTCGGAACCACAGAGGTAGGTCAGCTCGATTTGCACGATCTGATGCGTCAATTGCCAGCGAACCATATTGATCATATTTGGGTCGAAGCGGGCGCGACATTGGCCAAGAGCTTGATTGAAGCACGGCTAGTGGATGAGCTAATCCTCTATTTAGCGCCTAAACTTATGGGCAGTGACGGACGAGGTTTGATGGGCGCATTAGGGCTCACTTCAATGTCTGATGTGATTGACCTAGAAATCAAAGATGTTCGACAGGTTGGTGTGGATATTCGCATTGTCGCGAAGCCTATTATTGCGAAATCAATTGCGGCTAACCAATAG
- a CDS encoding putative quinol monooxygenase, whose product MSKKVYCVAQFQPKEGKLNELFEVLKSLEPNTMREDGCIQYTVTRHIQSPFAEGESFPIAFNEIWADNEAFEAHCQRREIQQFFQEQCVEETGLVENFNVAIYSDEPENYDAPVLKPCC is encoded by the coding sequence ATGTCTAAGAAGGTTTACTGTGTTGCTCAATTTCAGCCTAAAGAAGGCAAATTGAACGAGTTGTTTGAAGTTCTTAAATCACTAGAGCCAAACACAATGCGTGAAGACGGTTGTATCCAATATACAGTGACTCGTCACATTCAGAGCCCATTTGCAGAGGGTGAGAGTTTCCCTATTGCATTCAATGAGATCTGGGCGGACAACGAAGCATTCGAAGCACACTGTCAACGTCGTGAGATTCAACAGTTCTTCCAAGAGCAGTGTGTTGAAGAGACAGGCTTGGTTGAGAACTTCAACGTTGCTATCTACTCTGACGAACCAGAGAACTATGACGCGCCAGTGCTTAAGCCTTGTTGCTAA
- the ispA gene encoding (2E,6E)-farnesyl diphosphate synthase: protein MIETLLSYQARNNEQLNLWLDRLPHQNQNLINAMRYGLLLGGKRARPFLVYITGEMLGCTAEELDTPASAIECIHAYSLIHDDLPAMDDDELRRGHQTCHIKYDEATAILTGDALQTLAFTILAEGTLSADGESNRVRMIQRLAEASGAQGMCIGQALDIEAENRSVTLEELEEVHRNKTGALMKSAIRLGALAAGEKAFEVMPQLDKYADAIGLAFQVQDDILDIISDTETLGKPQGSDQDLNKSTYPSLLGLEGAQEKAQTLLQEALQALAAIPYNTQSLEEFARYVIERKN from the coding sequence ATGATCGAGACTTTATTGTCTTATCAAGCACGTAATAACGAGCAGCTGAACCTTTGGCTTGATCGCCTGCCACACCAAAATCAGAACCTTATCAACGCGATGCGTTATGGGTTACTTTTAGGCGGCAAACGCGCACGTCCATTTCTTGTCTACATTACAGGGGAAATGCTCGGCTGTACCGCTGAAGAACTCGATACTCCAGCTTCTGCAATCGAATGTATTCATGCCTATTCTCTGATTCACGACGACCTTCCAGCAATGGATGACGATGAACTTCGTCGTGGCCATCAGACTTGTCACATCAAATACGATGAAGCAACGGCAATTTTAACTGGCGATGCCCTACAAACTCTCGCGTTTACTATACTTGCGGAAGGCACATTAAGTGCTGACGGGGAAAGCAATCGCGTTCGAATGATTCAACGCCTAGCTGAAGCGTCTGGTGCACAAGGTATGTGCATTGGACAAGCTCTTGATATTGAAGCTGAAAACCGCTCTGTCACGCTAGAAGAGTTAGAAGAAGTTCACCGTAACAAGACTGGCGCTCTAATGAAGAGTGCGATTCGTTTAGGTGCTCTGGCTGCTGGCGAAAAAGCGTTTGAAGTGATGCCTCAATTAGATAAGTACGCCGATGCAATCGGGTTAGCCTTCCAAGTTCAGGATGATATTTTAGATATCATTAGCGATACCGAAACTTTGGGTAAACCACAGGGCTCTGACCAAGATTTGAACAAAAGCACCTACCCTTCTTTGTTAGGTTTAGAGGGCGCTCAAGAAAAAGCGCAAACTCTGCTACAGGAAGCGCTTCAAGCTTTGGCTGCAATCCCATACAATACCCAGTCACTCGAAGAGTTCGCCCGATACGTCATCGAGCGCAAGAACTAA
- the xseB gene encoding exodeoxyribonuclease VII small subunit, giving the protein MATKKPENMSFEAAIEELDGLVDQLENGDLALDDALKKFERGISLARAGQSKLNDAEQRVSILLQNDENAELSDFNPQPE; this is encoded by the coding sequence ATGGCTACTAAGAAACCTGAAAATATGAGCTTTGAAGCGGCTATCGAAGAGCTTGATGGCTTGGTTGATCAACTAGAAAATGGTGATCTAGCTTTAGATGATGCGCTGAAAAAGTTCGAACGAGGCATCTCCCTCGCTCGTGCTGGTCAAAGTAAACTAAACGATGCTGAACAGCGTGTTAGCATCTTACTGCAAAATGATGAAAATGCAGAACTTAGTGACTTTAACCCACAACCAGAATAA
- the pgpA gene encoding phosphatidylglycerophosphatase A, whose translation MTNPLSLISLKNPWHLLATGFGSGLSPIIPGTMGTLASIPFYLLLVQLPFPIYVILVVVSCIIGIKICQVTSDDMGVHDHGSIVWDEFAGFWITMGLVPLLGIPVNDWKWLFAGFVLFRFFDMVKPWPIGWLDKRVHGGLGIMIDDIVAGIMAAISLYAVAHFSGWLV comes from the coding sequence ATGACAAACCCACTTTCTCTTATTTCTCTTAAAAACCCTTGGCACTTATTGGCAACGGGTTTTGGTAGTGGCTTATCGCCGATTATTCCCGGCACCATGGGCACGCTTGCGTCGATCCCATTTTATCTATTGCTGGTTCAGTTACCTTTCCCTATTTATGTCATTCTTGTGGTTGTGAGCTGCATTATTGGTATCAAAATATGCCAAGTGACGTCTGATGACATGGGCGTGCACGATCACGGCTCTATTGTATGGGATGAGTTTGCGGGCTTTTGGATCACCATGGGCCTAGTGCCGTTGTTGGGTATTCCTGTTAATGATTGGAAATGGCTATTCGCCGGCTTTGTTCTGTTTCGTTTTTTCGATATGGTAAAGCCTTGGCCAATTGGTTGGTTAGACAAGCGAGTTCACGGCGGCTTAGGTATCATGATTGATGATATCGTGGCGGGTATTATGGCGGCGATTTCGCTGTATGCAGTGGCTCATTTTTCAGGTTGGCTCGTTTAA
- the ribH gene encoding 6,7-dimethyl-8-ribityllumazine synthase, protein MKVIEGGFPAPNAKIAIVIARFNSFINESLLSGAIDTLKRHGQVSEDNITVVRCPGAVELPLVAQRVAKTGKFDAIVSLGTVIRGGTPHFDYVCSECNKGLAQVSLEFSLPVAFGVLTVDTIDQAIERAGTKAGNKGAEAALSALEMINVLSEIDS, encoded by the coding sequence ATGAAAGTGATCGAGGGTGGCTTCCCAGCGCCAAATGCAAAAATTGCTATCGTTATTGCTCGTTTCAACAGTTTTATTAACGAAAGTTTACTTTCTGGTGCAATCGATACTTTAAAGCGTCATGGACAAGTAAGCGAAGACAACATCACTGTTGTTCGTTGCCCTGGTGCAGTAGAACTTCCACTTGTAGCGCAACGCGTTGCAAAAACAGGTAAGTTCGATGCGATTGTATCTCTTGGTACAGTAATCCGTGGCGGTACACCTCACTTTGACTATGTTTGTAGTGAATGTAATAAAGGTTTGGCACAAGTGTCTCTGGAATTTTCTCTTCCAGTAGCGTTTGGTGTTCTTACTGTTGATACGATCGATCAAGCTATTGAACGCGCAGGAACCAAGGCTGGTAATAAGGGTGCAGAAGCCGCACTTAGCGCACTTGAGATGATCAACGTTCTTTCTGAAATCGATTCCTAA
- the thiL gene encoding thiamine-phosphate kinase — protein sequence MSGEFNLIEKYFVNRQPQRKDVHLAAGDDCALVKAPGNVEIAISTDTLVAGTHFLAEANPAWVAHKALASNISDLAAMGATPAWVSFALTMPEVDEEWLAPFCDSFFKLADYFGIQLIGGDTTKGPLSLTLTVQGFVPEGRALRRDGAKVGDWIYVTGNLGDSKAGLEVLLDPEQNKVKPYALELEERHYLSVPRVLAGQALVNLASSAIDISDGVIADLKHILKRSQVGASIDVSTLPISPELRQFASDIASAQQYALTSGEEYELCFTVPEENKGSLESALSHTGTKVTCIGQIRPVEYFELHNNGEPLSWNLTGYDHFKVN from the coding sequence ATGTCTGGCGAATTTAACCTGATTGAAAAATATTTTGTAAATCGACAACCACAACGTAAAGACGTACATCTGGCTGCTGGCGATGACTGTGCTTTGGTCAAAGCGCCGGGCAATGTTGAGATAGCGATTAGCACGGATACTTTAGTCGCGGGCACGCACTTTTTAGCAGAGGCAAACCCAGCTTGGGTAGCACACAAAGCCTTGGCTTCCAACATCAGTGATCTTGCTGCTATGGGCGCGACACCTGCCTGGGTTTCGTTTGCGTTAACCATGCCTGAAGTCGATGAAGAATGGCTTGCTCCCTTCTGTGACTCCTTCTTCAAGCTTGCTGACTACTTTGGTATTCAGTTAATTGGCGGTGATACAACCAAGGGGCCATTAAGTCTGACATTGACTGTACAAGGTTTTGTGCCAGAAGGTCGAGCACTGCGTAGAGATGGCGCTAAAGTGGGCGACTGGATTTACGTCACGGGTAACCTAGGTGATAGCAAAGCCGGCCTAGAAGTATTGCTTGATCCTGAACAGAACAAAGTCAAACCTTACGCTCTCGAGCTTGAAGAAAGGCACTATCTGAGCGTTCCTCGAGTATTGGCTGGTCAAGCGCTCGTGAACCTTGCTTCGTCTGCTATTGATATCTCTGACGGTGTTATTGCTGATTTAAAACATATCCTTAAGCGTTCTCAGGTTGGTGCGAGCATTGATGTGAGTACGCTGCCAATTTCTCCAGAACTACGCCAGTTCGCATCTGATATTGCTTCGGCTCAACAGTATGCGTTGACCAGTGGTGAAGAGTACGAACTGTGTTTTACTGTGCCGGAAGAGAATAAAGGTTCATTGGAAAGTGCTTTGTCACACACTGGAACAAAAGTCACCTGCATTGGCCAGATAAGACCTGTAGAATATTTTGAATTACACAATAATGGTGAACCACTGAGTTGGAACTTAACTGGTTACGATCACTTTAAGGTTAATTGA
- a CDS encoding riboflavin synthase translates to MFTGIVEAVGTLSAITPRGEDITVTVNVGNLDMADVKLGDSIATNGVCLTVVEYNDHSYSADLSLETLKKTGFVDYQAGDKVNLEKAMLPTTRFGGHIVSGHVDGVGEIVERNQVGRAIEFWVEMPAEISKYVAQKGSVTVDGISLTVNDLRKNAFKLTIVPHTSSETTIDQFNVGRKVNLEVDVLARYMERLLQGQQQESEPESRLTMEFLQQNGFA, encoded by the coding sequence ATGTTTACAGGAATTGTAGAAGCCGTAGGTACATTGAGTGCAATCACTCCCCGCGGAGAAGACATCACCGTAACGGTTAATGTTGGTAATCTTGATATGGCTGACGTTAAGTTAGGCGACAGTATCGCGACCAATGGTGTGTGTTTGACGGTCGTTGAGTATAACGATCACAGCTACAGTGCAGACCTTTCGCTTGAGACCCTGAAAAAAACGGGTTTTGTGGATTACCAAGCCGGCGACAAGGTCAACCTAGAGAAAGCAATGTTACCGACCACGCGTTTCGGTGGTCATATCGTATCGGGTCACGTTGATGGCGTGGGTGAGATTGTTGAGCGTAACCAAGTCGGTCGTGCGATTGAGTTCTGGGTAGAAATGCCTGCAGAGATCTCAAAGTACGTAGCTCAAAAAGGTTCAGTCACTGTTGATGGTATTAGCCTGACTGTGAATGATTTACGCAAGAATGCCTTTAAGTTGACTATCGTTCCTCACACCTCTTCAGAAACCACCATTGATCAATTCAATGTTGGTCGTAAAGTGAATCTAGAAGTCGATGTATTAGCGCGTTATATGGAGCGTCTACTGCAAGGCCAGCAGCAAGAGTCTGAGCCTGAATCTCGATTAACGATGGAATTCTTACAGCAGAATGGTTTTGCCTAA
- a CDS encoding flagellar motor protein MotB has translation MDEENPCKCPPPGLPQWMGTFADLMSLLMCFFVLLLSFSEMDVLKFKQIAGSMKFAFGVQNRLEVKDIPKGTSIIAQEFRPGRPEPTPIDVIMQQTIDITQQTLEFHEGESERAGGTMRDQGKMTGGKSPEVSTHDNQNSESDQQQQQAEAQSQEMETLMESIKKALEREIDQGAIEVENLGQQIVIRIREKGAFPSGSAFLQPKFRPLVRQVAELVKDVPGIVRISGHTDNQRLDSELYRSNWDLSSQRAVSVAQEMEKVRGFSHQRLRVRGMADTEPVEPNDTEWQRSLNRRVEISIMQGEPLYSDEVPVIGQ, from the coding sequence ATGGATGAAGAAAATCCATGCAAATGTCCTCCTCCGGGGTTACCTCAATGGATGGGGACATTTGCTGACTTGATGTCACTGCTGATGTGTTTCTTCGTATTGCTGCTCTCATTCTCTGAGATGGACGTACTGAAGTTCAAACAGATCGCTGGCTCGATGAAATTTGCGTTTGGTGTACAAAACCGCTTGGAAGTGAAAGATATTCCTAAAGGGACTAGCATCATTGCACAAGAGTTTCGCCCTGGTCGCCCAGAGCCGACTCCTATCGATGTGATCATGCAGCAGACCATTGATATTACACAGCAAACGCTTGAGTTTCATGAAGGTGAATCTGAGCGTGCTGGCGGCACAATGCGTGACCAAGGCAAGATGACGGGAGGCAAGTCGCCAGAGGTTTCAACTCACGACAATCAAAACTCTGAGTCAGACCAACAGCAACAGCAAGCCGAAGCTCAATCGCAAGAGATGGAAACCTTGATGGAAAGTATCAAGAAAGCGTTGGAGCGAGAGATCGACCAAGGCGCGATTGAGGTGGAAAACCTTGGCCAGCAGATCGTCATTCGAATTCGTGAGAAAGGCGCGTTCCCGTCGGGTTCTGCTTTCCTACAACCTAAGTTTCGACCATTGGTTAGACAGGTGGCTGAATTGGTAAAAGATGTACCAGGCATTGTTCGTATTTCTGGCCACACCGATAATCAGAGACTTGATTCAGAGCTCTATCGTTCTAATTGGGACTTATCATCGCAGCGTGCGGTGTCTGTGGCTCAAGAGATGGAAAAGGTACGTGGCTTCTCTCATCAACGCTTGAGAGTGCGCGGTATGGCCGACACTGAGCCAGTAGAGCCGAACGATACTGAATGGCAGCGTAGCCTCAACCGCCGTGTTGAAATCAGCATTATGCAGGGTGAGCCGCTTTACAGTGATGAAGTACCTGTTATTGGTCAGTAG
- the pomA gene encoding flagellar motor protein PomA, giving the protein MDLATLIGLIGGFAFVIMAMILGGSLGMFYDTTSILIVVGGSTFVVLMKFTMGQFFGATKIAGKAFMFKADEPEDLIAKVVEMADAARKGGFLALEEMEISNSFMQKGIDLLVDGHDGDVVRAALQKDIALTTERHEQGAKVFSAFGDVAPAMGMIGTLVGLVAMLSNMDDPKAIGPAMAVALLTTLYGAILSNMVFFPIADKLALRRDQETLNRRLVMDGVLAIQDGQNPRVIDGYLKSYLNEGKRTIDGEPA; this is encoded by the coding sequence GTGGATTTAGCAACCCTAATAGGTTTGATTGGTGGATTTGCCTTTGTAATCATGGCAATGATCCTAGGTGGAAGCCTCGGGATGTTCTATGACACGACATCCATTTTGATCGTGGTGGGTGGTTCAACGTTTGTTGTTCTAATGAAGTTCACCATGGGACAATTCTTTGGAGCCACCAAAATCGCTGGCAAAGCATTTATGTTTAAGGCCGATGAGCCTGAAGATCTTATCGCTAAAGTGGTAGAGATGGCGGATGCAGCACGTAAAGGTGGCTTCTTGGCACTTGAAGAGATGGAAATCAGCAACAGTTTCATGCAAAAGGGCATCGACCTATTGGTAGATGGCCATGATGGTGATGTGGTGCGTGCTGCACTGCAAAAAGACATCGCATTAACCACAGAGCGTCATGAGCAGGGCGCGAAGGTGTTCTCTGCATTTGGTGATGTAGCACCCGCGATGGGTATGATTGGTACCTTGGTTGGCTTGGTTGCCATGCTTTCTAACATGGATGATCCAAAAGCGATCGGCCCTGCGATGGCGGTAGCACTTTTAACGACCCTGTACGGTGCAATTCTTTCGAACATGGTGTTCTTTCCAATTGCGGACAAGCTTGCGCTGCGTCGTGACCAAGAGACACTCAACCGTCGTTTGGTTATGGATGGTGTATTAGCGATTCAAGATGGCCAGAACCCACGAGTTATCGATGGTTACCTCAAGAGCTACCTCAATGAAGGTAAGCGCACGATTGATGGTGAACCCGCGTAA
- the dxs gene encoding 1-deoxy-D-xylulose-5-phosphate synthase, whose product MTLDISKYPTLALADKPEDLRLLPKETLTQLCDELRTYLLNSVSQSSGHLASGLGTVELTVALHYVYNTPFDQLVWDVGHQAYPHKILTGRRDRLSTIRQKDGLHPFPWRQESEYDTLSVGHSSTSISAGLGMAISAKKEGKNRKVVSVIGDGAITAGMAFEAMNHAGDIHNDMLVILNDNEMSISENVGALNNHLAQVLSGSLYTSIREGGKKVLSGVPPIKELVRRTEEHLKGMVVPGTMFEELGFNYIGPVDGHDVNELIKTLKNMRDLKGPQFLHIMTKKGKGYEPAEKDPIGYHGVPKFDPAHSSLPKSTSSKPTFSKIFGDFLCDMAAQDPKLMAITPAMREGSGMVRFSKEYPEQYFDVAIAEQHAVTLATGMAIAGDKPIVAIYSTFLQRGYDQLIHDVAIMDLPVMFAIDRAGLVGADGQTHQGAFDLSFMRCIPNMVIMAPSDENECRQMLYTGHQHTGPSAVRYPRGNGMGTEIQSEFTALEIGKGRIVRESAKVKDGSKVAILSFGTFLESALQTADAIDATVADMRFVKPLDEALIKQLAADHDVLVTIEENAIAGGAGAGVIEFLMQEKLLMPVLNLGLPDKFIAQGTQGELHEELGLDAKGIEKSISDYLAK is encoded by the coding sequence ATGACTCTTGATATATCAAAGTACCCAACTCTTGCTTTGGCTGATAAGCCAGAGGATTTGCGTCTACTTCCAAAAGAGACGCTTACACAGCTTTGTGATGAATTACGTACCTATCTTCTTAACTCGGTGAGCCAGTCAAGTGGTCACTTAGCGTCAGGCTTAGGTACAGTAGAGCTAACCGTTGCTCTGCACTATGTGTACAACACGCCTTTTGACCAATTGGTTTGGGATGTTGGCCACCAAGCCTATCCACACAAGATTCTTACGGGTCGTCGCGACCGCTTGTCGACTATCCGTCAAAAAGATGGACTGCACCCATTCCCATGGCGTCAAGAGAGCGAATACGACACTCTATCTGTTGGTCACTCTTCAACATCGATCAGCGCCGGACTTGGTATGGCGATCAGTGCGAAGAAAGAAGGTAAGAACCGTAAAGTCGTGAGTGTGATTGGTGATGGCGCGATTACCGCAGGTATGGCCTTCGAAGCCATGAACCACGCGGGCGATATTCACAATGACATGCTGGTTATCCTTAACGATAACGAGATGTCGATCTCTGAAAACGTCGGTGCTCTAAACAATCACCTCGCTCAAGTTCTTTCTGGCAGTCTTTACACGTCAATTCGTGAGGGTGGCAAGAAAGTGCTATCAGGCGTTCCGCCGATTAAAGAGCTCGTTCGTCGTACAGAAGAACATTTAAAAGGCATGGTTGTCCCTGGCACCATGTTTGAAGAGTTAGGTTTTAACTACATTGGTCCAGTTGATGGTCATGATGTCAATGAGCTGATTAAAACGCTGAAGAACATGAGAGATCTTAAAGGTCCTCAGTTCCTGCATATCATGACGAAGAAAGGTAAAGGCTACGAGCCAGCTGAGAAAGATCCAATTGGCTACCATGGCGTACCTAAATTCGATCCTGCACATTCAAGTCTGCCTAAGAGCACCAGCTCTAAACCAACTTTCTCTAAGATTTTTGGCGACTTCCTGTGTGATATGGCCGCTCAAGATCCTAAGCTAATGGCGATAACGCCAGCAATGCGTGAAGGTTCTGGTATGGTGCGTTTCTCGAAAGAGTATCCAGAACAGTACTTTGATGTAGCAATTGCTGAGCAACACGCTGTGACGCTAGCAACTGGTATGGCGATTGCCGGTGATAAGCCAATTGTGGCTATCTACTCGACTTTCCTACAACGTGGCTACGATCAACTGATCCACGATGTGGCAATCATGGACCTACCGGTTATGTTCGCTATTGACCGTGCAGGTCTTGTCGGTGCCGATGGTCAAACACACCAAGGTGCGTTCGACTTAAGCTTTATGCGCTGCATTCCAAACATGGTGATCATGGCACCAAGCGACGAAAACGAATGTCGCCAAATGCTATACACTGGCCACCAGCACACAGGCCCAAGTGCCGTTCGTTACCCTCGTGGTAATGGCATGGGTACAGAGATTCAAAGTGAGTTTACTGCGCTAGAGATTGGTAAAGGCCGTATCGTTCGCGAAAGTGCAAAAGTAAAAGATGGCTCGAAAGTCGCTATTCTGAGCTTTGGTACTTTCCTTGAAAGTGCACTTCAAACCGCAGACGCTATCGATGCGACAGTTGCAGACATGCGTTTTGTGAAACCGCTAGATGAAGCCCTGATCAAGCAACTTGCTGCTGACCACGATGTACTAGTGACTATCGAAGAAAACGCGATTGCAGGTGGTGCGGGGGCGGGTGTGATTGAATTCTTGATGCAAGAGAAGCTGCTAATGCCGGTATTGAACCTTGGCCTACCAGACAAGTTCATTGCTCAAGGTACTCAAGGTGAGCTGCATGAAGAGCTTGGCTTAGATGCGAAAGGTATTGAGAAGTCTATCTCCGACTACCTTGCCAAATAG